Proteins encoded within one genomic window of Arachis ipaensis cultivar K30076 chromosome B08, Araip1.1, whole genome shotgun sequence:
- the LOC107613006 gene encoding uncharacterized protein LOC107613006 yields MLSTTDTHIRYNIWLIDFEGKIKPERLSVREAMERPNGRRIMRKFNNKKQPIGDKAGLLSSVLGLLGSDYENFSICKESWHKITTKDKVYNKRVKQIFHFDEDSKGTIKKNILKSMGKSWKKTSLRLYNAFYEPTFTTEQNIEHRPPGIDQEHWRWFLDYRAKMRQRRSAGKTRLIDQNNYIPTLAVRKASHGGWKKRFLEKRNQVEYVVWVSD; encoded by the exons ATGCTGTCCACAACAGATACACATATAAGGTATAATATTTGGCTTATAGATTTTGAGGGCAAAATCAAGCCGGAAAGATTAAGCGTGAGGGAGGCTATGGAACGGCCTAACGGCAGAAGGATCATGCGCAAGTTCAACAACAAAAAGCAACCAATTGGAGACAAAGCTGGACTTTTGAGTAGCGTGCTTGGTCTGCTAGGATCTGACTATGAAAATTTTTCTATCTGTAAGGAAAGTTGGCATAAGATTACCACTAAAGACAAGGTTTATAACAAACGTGTCAAG CAAATTTTTCACTTTGATGAAGATAGTAAAGGAactatcaagaaaaatattttgaaaagtatGGGGAAGTCTTGGAAGAAAACAAGTCTGAGGTTGTATAATGCGTTTTACGAGCCAACATTCACGACTGAACAAAATATTGAGCACCGTCCGCCGGGAATCGATCAAGAGCATTGGAGATGGTTCCTTGACTATCGCGCTAAAATGAGACAAAG GAGAAGTGCAGGAAAAACGCGATTAATCGATCAAAACAACTATATACCCACACTGGCGGTTCGAAAAGCTTCGCACGGCGGATGGAAGAAGAG GTTTTTGGAAAAGAGAAACCAGGTAGAGTACGTGGTGTGGGTTTCGGACTGA